The DNA region GAGGATGATGCCGTGAAACGACGCCACCAGTCCGAACAGGCCGAGCCACACCAGCATATGCATCCAGCCGCTATGTTCACCGACGATGAATTTCATCGCCTGCGGCAGCGGATCGTTGATGTTCGACAGCTTGGTCCAGTCGCCAGCCGCGCCGGCAAAAACCATCACGCCGATGGCAAGCACCACCAGCGTCAGAATGCCGGTGACATAGGCAATCGGAATCGAGCGCTTCGGGTTCTTGGCTTCTTCGGCGGCCATGGCCACGCCTTCGATCGCGAGGAAGAACCAGATCGCGAACGGAATCGCCGCGAACATGCCGTGAAAGGAGCCCATGCTGAAGGTGTCGGCGCCGGACCAGCCGCCCTTGGCGAAGTTCGACCATTGAAAACCGGGTGACACGACGCCCATGAAAACCAGCAACTCGAAGATCGCGAGCAGCGTCACGCACAACTCGAACGCCGCGGCGATCTGCACGCCGACGATATTCAGCGCCATGAACACGAGATACGCGCCCATCGCCGCGTGTTTCGGTTCGAGACCCGGAAACTGCACGTGCAGATAAGCGCCGATGGCGAGCGCGATCGCTGGGGGCGCGAACACGAATTCGACGAGCGTCGCCGCGCCGGCCAGGTAGCCGCCAGTCGGGCCGAAAGCGTGACGGGCGTAGGCAAACGGGCCGCCCGCATGCGGAATCGACGTGGTGAGCTCGGTGAAACTGAAAATGAACGTCGTATACATGGCGGCGATGAAAATCGCCGTGATGACGAAGCCCAGCGTGCCGGCGCTCGCCCAGCCATAGCTCCAGCCGAAATACTCGCCGGAAATGACGAGACCGACCGCGATGCCCCACAGTTGCCACGTGCCGAGCGTCTGCTTCAACTCGTGATGCGTGACTTTGCCGACGTGCTGACTTTTGGACTCTGAATTCATCGGATGCTCCCTGATGGTGCCGCCAGCTCGACGCCGCAAGGCTTTGCGGGGCATGGGCGGACAGGTTTCAGCCGATAGTAGTGAGCCATTATTCGAGGTGTTATCGAAATTCGGCAAAGTTCTGGGGCTGTGCGGTGTTAGTGGGCGCTTAACTCCGCTGCGTATTCACCGCTGGATTCTGGCGAATTTCGCAGGATTTGGTAAACGCGGACGTGATACTTTGGCCCGCATCTGTTCGATATTCTTTACGTTGACCCAGCCATGAATGAAGCCGGTAATCGAGCTCGATACGAAACCCGGCTCGGCCGCGTGCTCGACCATATCTACGATCATCTCGATGAGCCGTTGGACATTGATCGTCTTGCGGAAATTGCCTGCCTGTCGCCGTATCACTGGCACCGGATTTATCAGGCAATGTATGGCGAGACGGTCGCCACCACGGTGCGGCGTTTACGGCTGCATCGCGCGGCGGGTTATCTGGCTAACGCGTCGATGCCGATTGCGGAGATTGCCGAGCGCTCCGGCTACAGCAGTCTGCAGTCTTTTTCCCGCACGTTTCGCGCTGTGTTCGGCATGCCGCCGGCGCAGTATCGCAAGCAAGGCACACATAGCCGGTTTCGTCCGGTGCTATCAGGAGACGATCAAATGACATTGCGTGAAGTAGTGATTCGCCACGTAGAGCCGATGGAGGTGTTGTCGGTCGATCACGTTGGACCGTATATGCAGATAGGCAAAGCATTCGATGCGCTGTTCGGCTGGCTGGCAAAACATAATTTGCTCGCGGCGCAGATGCGGATGATCGGCGTTTACTACGACGATCCGGGTGTTGTTGCGGAGAGTGAGTTGCGCTCTAAGGCCGGGGTGTTATTGCCGCATCCGGTTCAGGCGTCCGTGACGGTGAGTCCGCCGGTTTCCGTGGCGCATGTGAAAGGGGGCGAGTACGCGGTGTTGCAACATCAAGGACCGTATAGCGATATGCGTGCGGCGTATGAGTGGCTGTACGGAACGTGGCTCGTGCAATCCGGGCGAGAAGCCGCCGATGCGCCGGTGTTCGAGGAGTATCTGAATAGCCCGAAGGATACGGCGCCTGCTGATCTCATTACGGAGATCTGTTTGCCGTTGGTTTGAGGGTTTGCTTGCCCGGTGCGCGGTTGTGCGGCGTGCTGTGGGCGTGGCTCTCTGGTTTTTATAATCTTTGTATATGTATACGTAGTAATAGTTAACAAGCATCGCATTCGGCTGTGGATAAGTTGAAAGTTCTTTTACGGATCAAGGCGATGCGGAATCGATAACCCTGCGGAACGTGGGCGGACAGAAACGCGGAGCCAGGGAAAACTTTTGTGCGGCCTGGCGATGGCGCGTTTTTATCAAGGTTTCGCCCACAACGTGTCAGGTGGGTTTTACAAAAGTTGTCCAGAGGGGGATGTGGATAAGTTGGTGGTTTGGGGGAGTGATTGGGACGGTGGGTTGGCGTGGACGGTGGGCGGGTGGGATGGTGATGTGCGCATTGGTGGCGCGCTTATAGTTCGGCCATGTATCGCCTGAGTGCGGCATCGTTGATGACTGCAGTGGGGGTGTCAGAATTTCCGTGTTCAAGGCGGGTTGAGAATCACACGGACGGGCGAACGAATCGATCCGCGTAGAGGATAGCGAATTGGTTCATGGCCGCTTTCCAATCTTTGGCTGCGCGTCCCCAATCGGCGGTGATGTTGCGCAGCGCCAGCCAGATGAGTTTCGTCGCTGCATCATCGGTCGGGAAGTGCCCTCGCGTCTTGATGATCTTGCGCAGTTGCGAGTTGATATT from Paraburkholderia aromaticivorans includes:
- the eat gene encoding ethanolamine permease, translated to MNSESKSQHVGKVTHHELKQTLGTWQLWGIAVGLVISGEYFGWSYGWASAGTLGFVITAIFIAAMYTTFIFSFTELTTSIPHAGGPFAYARHAFGPTGGYLAGAATLVEFVFAPPAIALAIGAYLHVQFPGLEPKHAAMGAYLVFMALNIVGVQIAAAFELCVTLLAIFELLVFMGVVSPGFQWSNFAKGGWSGADTFSMGSFHGMFAAIPFAIWFFLAIEGVAMAAEEAKNPKRSIPIAYVTGILTLVVLAIGVMVFAGAAGDWTKLSNINDPLPQAMKFIVGEHSGWMHMLVWLGLFGLVASFHGIILGYSRQIFALARAGYLPEWLSKVHPRFKTPHRAILAGGVVGIAAIYSDELIQFGGQTLTANIVTMSVFGAIVMYIISMLSLFKLRRAEPNMERPFRAPLFPFFPAFALVAAVICLATMVYFNFLVAIVFAIFLALGYVYFLMTRHQREAAPADALLEE
- a CDS encoding AraC family transcriptional regulator; its protein translation is MNEAGNRARYETRLGRVLDHIYDHLDEPLDIDRLAEIACLSPYHWHRIYQAMYGETVATTVRRLRLHRAAGYLANASMPIAEIAERSGYSSLQSFSRTFRAVFGMPPAQYRKQGTHSRFRPVLSGDDQMTLREVVIRHVEPMEVLSVDHVGPYMQIGKAFDALFGWLAKHNLLAAQMRMIGVYYDDPGVVAESELRSKAGVLLPHPVQASVTVSPPVSVAHVKGGEYAVLQHQGPYSDMRAAYEWLYGTWLVQSGREAADAPVFEEYLNSPKDTAPADLITEICLPLV